The following proteins come from a genomic window of Crassostrea angulata isolate pt1a10 chromosome 1, ASM2561291v2, whole genome shotgun sequence:
- the LOC128190543 gene encoding D-beta-hydroxybutyrate dehydrogenase, mitochondrial-like, whose translation MMIVGFRTHFKQHSSMFVQIALVVFVVVVYYFGFEWRGKHMIHIQGQGVFVTGCDSGFGHEVVKRLDKIGFTVFAGCLHPDGEGAKALRDTCSEYLHIVKLDVTKADDIEKAREYVEKVHQETGCGLWGVVNNAGIDLYGDVEFLTLDLYRRVADVNLFGTISVTKTFLPLIRKSKGRVINVTSVKGRIYYPCISAYGVTKHGIETFSDCLRVEMARFGVKVSLVEPGNFSTCTAIVKGENYQRLLKARDAMWEAASPEVKETYGKEYFFAQYERLSHLTSSYPNCDPVSDAIEDALANENPAARYLVAGGSGLYDDCILARFINVLPTCVMDYLSTNWMTKGLPKIKALDKTTTK comes from the exons ATGATGATTGTGGGCTTCCGTACACATTTTAAACAGCATTCAAGC ATGTTTGTACAAATAGCCCTTGTAGTTTTTGTGGTAGTTGTTTACTACTTTGGCTTTGAATGGCGAGGTAAACATATGATCCACATACAAGGGCAAGGCGTGTTCGTTACCGGCTGTGATTCAG GTTTCGGTCATGAGGTGGTAAAACGGCTGGATAAGATCGGATTCACGGTGTTCGCGGGCTGTTTACATCCGGACGGTGAGGGGGCGAAAGCACTGCGGGATACCTGTTCGGAATACCTCCATATTGTCAAGCTTGACGTCACCAAAGCAGACGACATTGAGAAGGCGCGCGAATATGTGGAGAAAGTGCACCAGGAGACGGGTTGTG GACTATGGGGCGTGGTGAACAATGCTGGTATAGACCTGTACGGAGACGTTGAGTTTCTGACGCTGGATTTGTACCGACGTGTAGCAGACGTGAATCTCTTTGGAACCATCAGCGTCACTAAGACGTTTTTACCTTTGATAAGAAAATCAAAAG GACGAGTGATCAACGTAACCAGTGTCAAGGGAAGGATCTACTACCCCTGTATATCGGCGTATGGGGTGACCAAACATGGTATCGAAACCTTCTCGGACTGTCTCCGTGTGGAGATGGCGAGGTTTGGAGTGAAGGTATCCCTCGTGGAACCCGGGAACTTCAGTACCTGTACAGCTATTGTGAAAGGAGAAAAC TACCAAAGACTCCTTAAGGCTAGAGATGCTATGTGGGAGGCAGCATCCCCGGAAGTTAAAGAGACTTATGGGAAGGAGTACTTCTTTGCACAATATGAGAGACTTTCCCACCTGACGTCATCGTACCCTAACTGTGATCCTGTATCGGATGCTATAGAAGACGCCCTGGCTAACGAGAACCCGGCCGCTAGGTACCTAGTGGCTGGTGGCTCTGGTCTCTATGACGACTGT atACTGGCGAGATTTATTAACGTTCTTCCAACTTGTGTCATGGACTACTTGTCAACCAACTGGATGACCAAAGGTCTACCAAAGATCAAAGCGCTAGACAAGACTACTACAAAGTGA